One region of Osmia lignaria lignaria isolate PbOS001 chromosome 7, iyOsmLign1, whole genome shotgun sequence genomic DNA includes:
- the LOC117609748 gene encoding uncharacterized protein LOC117609748 → MTASGPAAQENVLRQLLDRMQRMEEGINQQLTTLGEENQNRAKEIQNIAEQLKLVTLTEDASTISRITRRSGGDQDNQQEDEMHTARQPPQNSTIRPNELMKAVDAIRTIETLRGRDDVGVEDFIKSVRYARSNCSEKTLLLKLILIEKITENAKRSIRYTSIETYEELYEVLRQNVSIPNTVSSCRNKLQQIRQGAMETVQSYNLRFRQQLNELIYAVQNKHQNPISRRIAIEEEETEATRTYVLNLRRDIGMLVIPSKPKLLIEAQTMAADMELWTRDANRAMERRQVPSRIPPPKQQGQRPNTSRDRPNHSIPLKCTKCGRLGHTSDKCYARNFQVTNQGKIPPPRVNNLNFQEDKVTETTSESTAPPENYYKFAAEFQECRESEDYSWTQEQESTSSSDQ, encoded by the coding sequence ATGACTGCCTCCGGACCTGCCGCACAAGAGAACGTGCTACGGCAACTCTTGGACAGGATGCAACGGATGGAAGAAGGAATCAATCAACAATTGACAACTCTAGGAGAAGaaaaccaaaatcgtgcaaaagaAATCCAAAATATTGCAGAACAGCTGAAACTGGTCACCCTCACTGAAGATGCGTCTACTATTTCGAGGATCACCAGACGAAGCGGCGGAGATCAAGATaatcaacaagaagatgaaatgcaTACGGCCCGACAACCACCCCAAAATTCAACAATCAGGCCAAACGAACTGATGAAAGCAGTTGACGCCATTCGAACCATCGAGACCTTACGAGGACGAGATGATGTAGGAGTCGAAGATTTTATCAAATCAGTCAGGTATGCCAGGAGTAATTGTTCTGAGAAAacattattactaaaattaattctgatcgaaaaaattacggaaaatgcaaaaagaagtaTTCGATACACGTCAATTGAAACGTATGAAGAACTTTACGAAGTACTCCGTCAAAACGTTTCAATACCTAATACTGTTAGTAGTTGCCGTAATAAGTTACAGCAAATACGGCAAGGAGCAATGGAAACAGTACAGTCTTATAACCTACGATTTAGGCAACAACTCAACGAATTAATTTACGCTGTTCAAAATAAACACCAAAAtccaatttcaagaagaatagctatagaagaagaagaaacagaagctACTCGAACGTATGTGCTCAATCTCCGCAGGGACATAGGCATGCTCGTAATACCAAGTAAaccgaaattattaatagaggCACAAACAATGGCAGCCGACATGGAACTGTGGACTCGCGACGCGAATCGTGCCATGGAGCGTCGACAAGTACCATCCAGAATTCCTCCGCCTAAACAACAGGGGCAACGCCCAAATACATCACGTGACCGACCAAACCACTCGATACCTTTGAAATGTACAAAGTGCGGAAGATTAGGACACACCAGTGACAAGTGCTACGCTCGAAATTTTCAAGTGACCAACCAGGGAAAAATTCCACCACCACGAGTGAACAACCTCAATTTTCAAGAGGACAAAGTGACAGAAACAACATCCGAATCAACTGCACCACCGGAAAATTACTACAAATTTGCTGCAGAGTTCCAGGAATGTCGAGAATCGGAAGACTACTCGTGGACACAGGAGCAGGAATCAACATCCTCAAGCGATCAGTAG